Proteins encoded within one genomic window of Triticum aestivum cultivar Chinese Spring chromosome 2D, IWGSC CS RefSeq v2.1, whole genome shotgun sequence:
- the LOC123051395 gene encoding probable protein phosphatase 2C 32: MTCAVAPGSPVFSPSRLGLLEQLQLHHHHGCSSGGASFLPSSPLRPFALRARIHPEPSPCALQAPPPAVKAADPAAAKAPVKRRRPAPLLVPAAVTVAPAVLEAAAASGVDEVAEQGDGFAAFCRRGKGRKRVEMEDRHVAAVGLGGDRAQALFGVFDGHGGKSAAEFAADNMPRIVAEELERSARGRGAGRAAVEGAVRRAYLRTDEEFSSSSSKNREQAGGGACCVTALLREGGRQLVVSGAGDCRAVLSRGGRAEALTDDHRASRQDERDRIEALKGGLVLNCRGVWRVQGSLAVTRGIGDAHLKPWVVAEPETKTVDVGADCELLILASDGLWDKVGNQEAVDAAASSSGDLPAACRRLVDMAVSRGSSDDISVLVVQLQRRPLR, from the coding sequence ATGACGTGCGCGGTGGCACCGGGCTCGCCGGTCTTCTCGCCGTCCCGCCTCGGCCTGCTGGAGcagctgcagctccaccaccatcaCGGCTGCTCCAGCGGCGGCGCCTCCTTCCTCCCCTCCTCGCCGCTGCGCCCCTTCGCCCTCCGCGCGCGCATCCACCCCGAGCCCTCCCCGTGCGCCCTCcaggcgccgccgcccgccgtgaaGGCCGCGGACCCTGCTGCGGCTAAGGCCCCGGTCAAGCGTCGCCGCCCGGCGCCTCTCCTCGTGCCGGCCGCGGTCAccgtcgcgccggcggtgctgGAAGCCGCCGCGGCGAGCGGGGTGGACGAGGTGGCGGAGCAGGGGGACGGCTTCGCGGccttctgccggagggggaaaggcCGGAAGCGGGTCGAGATGGAGGACCGCCACGTCGCCGCCGTCGGGCTCGGCGGGGACCGCGCGCAGGCCCTCTTCGGCGTGTTCGACGGCCACGGCGGGAAGAGCGCCGCGGAGTTCGCCGCGGACAACATGCCGAGGATCGTGGCGGAGGAGCTGGAGAGGTCGGCGCGCGGCAGAGGGGCAGGGCGCGCGGCGGTGGAGGGCGCCGTGCGGCGGGCGTACCTGCGCACCGACGaggagttctcctcctcctcctccaagaaccgggagcaggcgggcggcggcgcctGCTGCGTGACGGCGCTGCTCCGCGAGGGCGGGCGGCAGCTGGTGGTGTCCGGCGCGGGGGACTGCCGCGCGGTCCTGAGCCGCGGCGGCAGGGCGGAGGCGCTCACCGACGACCACCGCGCGTCGCGGCAGGACGAGCGGGACCGGATCGAGGCGCTGAAAGGTGGGCTGGTGCTCAACTGCCGCGGCGTATGGCGGGTGCAGGGCTCGCTGGCCGTGACCCGGGGCATCGGCGACGCGCACCTCAAGCCGTGGGTGGTGGCGGAGCCGGAGACTAAAACTGTCGACGTGGGCGCCGACTGCGAGCTGCTCATCCTCGCCTCCGACGGGCTGTGGGACAAGGTGGGCAACCAGGAGGCCGtcgacgccgccgcctcctcctccggcgacctcccCGCCGCGTGCCGCCGGCTCGTCGACATGGCCGTGTCCAGGGGCTCCTCCGACGACATCAGCGTCCTCGTCGTCCAGCTCCAGCGCCGTCCTCTCCGATAA